The nucleotide sequence ggaaaagaaaaaacctgcgGAACGGGCAAAACGCCCAAAGCCGCCCCAAAAAGCAGCCGGGGCGGGGCCTCCCGGCCGCTTTCTGGGGGGTCGCTTAGAAAAAGGGGATTTGGGGTCAGAGTCGCGTCCGGAGCGCGAAATGGGCTCAgaaagggggatttggggtcagTCGTGTCCCAAGTGCAAAGTGGGTTCagaaatggggatttggggtcagAGTCGTGTCCCATGTGTGAAACGGGCTCAGAAAGGGGGAGTTTGGGTCAGAGTCGCGTCCCGGGCACAAAACGGGCTCAGAAAGGGGGATTTTGGGTCAGAGTCGCGTCCTGAGTGTGAAATGGGCTCAGAAAGGGGGATTTTGGGTCAGAGTCGCGTCCCGGGCGCAAAACGGGCTCAGAAAGGGGGATTTTGGGTCAGAGTCGCGTCCCGGGCGCAAAACGGGCTCAGAAAGGGGGATTTTGGGTCGCTCCCAGTACTTACTCGGCTCGCTCACCTTTCCTGCCCcttattttggggggttttctACTTTTTGGCCATTTTTAGCAGCCAAATTGTCCGTTTTTGGCGCCGTTgccggggggggaggggaaccCCAAAACCGGCGCTTCCTGCCCCAAAACCTGCGGCCGCTCCTCAGCTCCGAGCGTTTTGGGGACAAAACCTGGGAAAAAGGTTAAAAGCCGCCTCCCCCCCGCCCGGGGCGCaaatggttttttttgctttttcctcatttttccccttaaaatCCCTGTTGTGGGGGGGCGTTTTGGggcagtttggggtttttcggGGGTTGCAGTTTGTGGCTGGGGGGGGAAGCGGCCCCACCCCCCGAAGCCCCGTTTTGGGTGAAAAAGCCGAAATGCGCGGCGCTCCGTCCCTGCGCGTTCCTGCCGACCCCatccgggggttttttgccccGATCTGGCGCGGGCACAGCCCCTCCCCCCCCTGCCCGTTTTTGGGGTGAAACCGCCCGGAACGGTCACCGCGAGAACCGCCGGGTTTTCCCGGTTTTCGCAAGAATCGCCGTTTTTCGCAAGAATCGCCCTTTTTTGCccctttttgccctttttttgcCGTTTCTGTTTCCCGCCGGGTTGGGGGGGAACGCGCCGCGTTTCGGggcccccgcgctccccccacccccaaaaccgGCCGAATTCGCCCCAGATCGGGTTCCCCCCGCGGGGttggggggaggggcggccgcCACGAACccgttttggggttttttcgcCTCAAATCGcgtcgtcccccccccccccggctctTACACTTACGGCTcctttttggggggaaaaagcctAATTTAAtcatcctgctgctgttttggggaaaaaacctgGAAATAGGGTTATTCCCCACCCCcccgctggccccgcccccccggggatttgggggaatttggggttttttacgGTTTTTTTGGGGATTTTCCTAAGGGCGGCGTCACCGACATTCTCCAGCTCCGTTTTTTGGGGTTAAAAAAGCGGGTTTTGGTCCAATCTGCTTCCTACGCTCCCCGTGGCTGCGGAAAAGCTGCAAACGGCCCCAAAACGCGccacccccccccaaccccggAAACGGCCCCGAAAAAACCCAAATTCCAGCAAATcttaaaaacccccaaattccaGCAAATCTTACGTTTCCTGGCGCCGCTTTGGCTGAACCGGGGGGTTTTATCCTCAAAACGAAACGCTGCTGCGCGCGCCTCGGGTGCGGATTTGCCTTTTTTGGTTAAATCCCGACATTCTCCTActtttcctccttatttttttttcttctcgccgttttttttttttttgccctttttttgcccttttttgcctttttcgCTGCGTTTTGCTGCTTCCCTGAGGGGGGAAAAACACTCGagacccccccgaccccccagAAAACCAacaatttcttttccctcttttccccgTTTCTGCAGAGTTTcgaccccccccccagcccagttTTGGgtgaaaaagaagagatttttgGTCACTTACTCAGCGGCGGGAGCGGCAGCCGGCGACGCcgggggggggaaatgggggattttccccatttctggggtttttagaggaaaaaaagggggaagcGACGGCCGCGGCGCCTGGAACGACAAGAACCCCAAAAGCCCCGAATCCGCCCCAAATCCCCCGGAGCGGCACGCGGGCGGCTCCCCGGCCCCCAGCGCGCCAAAGCCCGTCGCCGTTTCCTGCCTTTTTGGCCTGTTTTCTGCGCTTCGCCGCCTCCGTTCGCCTCAATTCGCCTCAATTTTCCTCGGGTTTTCCTGAATTCTCCTCAATTTCGGCCCCTCCGGCCCCAAATTCCTCGGCTTTCGCCCCATTCTCTTGGGCCTTCGACGCTTTttcctgaggttttttttctctgattttctgggttttgctcttttctcctttctcctcattttcCGTGGTGCAATTTTTGCccgtttctgctgctttttctcccatttcagCTCCTCTCACCctgatttggggtttttctcttctccaatTTCTGCACTTTTTGCtctattttctggttttcttgtttttctattttctttttttttttaaaaaaaaaaattctctttttctattttttaatcttttttatgttttctattttctctcttttctatttttcctctttttctgttttcttttttctcttttttcctattttcttttttctattttcttttttgcattttctcttttttctattttcttttttctattttctattttctctcttttttctattttctattttcttttttctatttcctctctttttttccattttctcttttttccattttcttttttctattttctcttttttctattttgtttttctattttctctctttttttcctattttcttttttctattttctttttttccattttctcttttttccattttctcttttttctattttctcttttttctattttctttttttccattttctcttttttccattttctcttttttctattttctcttttttctattttgtttttctattttctctctttttcccttttttcctatttcctattttcttttttccgtTCTCTCTTTTCCGTTGTTCCCGTTTTCCCGGTTTCCCTCTTTTTCCGTTTCCTCGCTTTCCTGTCGGCTCTTTGCCTCGTTCCTCCGCAGCTTTTCCCCAAAACGGCCGTTTTTCGCCCCAGCTCCtccatttgcctttttctcccccAATTTTCCGTCTTCCTGCGCCACAATCTCCCGTTTTGCCTCAAACTGCTGCGTTTCACCCCGAAACTGCCCCGACAacgaaaaacaaccaaaaaagcagctttgggagcCTCGAAAAAAGTTAAAGCAggagcttttgaaaaaaattcaagagcTTTAAAGAAATCGTTCCAAGAGCTTTTTTCTCAAAAACGCCCGCCTGCGCAAACGCCGCTTCCAGAgcttttcccccaaatccttttACACATTcggggaaaaaagcagcagcttcgGGAGCATCGGGAGCTTcgcttttcaaataaaaaagccGGTTTTGGTAAATAAAGCAGCTTTAAGAGCCTTTTTTGGggtaaaaaaaagcagctttaagaGCTTTTTTGGGgtaaaaaaagcagctttaagaGCTTTTCTGGGAGCGTTTTGGTTACAAAAGCTCCCGGTTCCGCCCAAGGGCCCAAATCGCCAGATTTTAAGAATCAAAACTAGAAGAAAACAGCCCAAAGAGCTTCGTTTTCTTGAAAAGAAGCGGCTTTCgcgtctttttttctttaaataaagcgGCTTCGagagccttttttaaaaaataaaacggctttaagagcctttttttttggaataAAGCGgctttaagagatttttttaaaaaatccgGCAGCTTTAagagcattttttaaagaaatcgGCAGCTCCAAGAGCCCGTTTTTTGGCCAAAAAGCGGCTTTTTGAGCGATTCTGGGCCCCGGCCCTCGCAGAATTGGGGCGGGTTTGGGGCCGTTCGGGGCGATTTTGGGGCCGTTCGGGGCGCGTCGGCGCCTTTTAAACGCGGCCGAGCTGGCAGCGCCGCCTCCGCCAGGAAAAATAGTCCCCAAAATCCCCGAAAAAGGGGCAGCGCCCCCAAACCAGCCCGACGTGCGAAAAACccctgttttcctccttttttatgatgtttttccctttatttccccttttctgcCATAAATCGCTGTTCGCGGGGGGTAttcgcccctccccccccccccccccggcccatTTTAGTGTGAAAAGGGTTAAATCCGACACCAATTTTTGCTGGATTTCCCCCATTCTGGACACCCGGCCCCCGCCCTGACCTTTTTGGGTGATTTTAGGGCATTTCCATCATTTATTTAATCACATTTCGCAGCGTTTTTCGCTCTTGCTGAGTCACGGGGCCGGGCCCTGGCAGAAAAAGgcccttttccccccaaaattgCTGcgaatttgggaaaaaaaaactgaGCGACACTTCAGTCTTGAGACACAATGACCccaaaaagccctttttttgCCTCATTTCCAGCCAAACCCGAATAACTTTTAATACTTGTTTGACCCTTTTCCAGCGAAGCGCAAACAACccttttaacaaatatttttgttcgcttacaaaaaaaaccccaaacgacTTGCTTCCCCTCCAGGAAAAGGCCCCAAAATCGCTGCGTTTTGCCCCATTTCGGGCCGTGCTGAGTCATTTTTCTAATCCGCATTTTTTGGGGCGGTTCCGGGCAGGAAACTTGTAATTAAAGCCGCTTGTCGTTAATTAAAGCCGCTGACGAAGCCAATTAATTAACCCCTGGGGTTCCGACGCGTTTCCTGCCCTAGAAAAGATTTTTCGGTTATTTCTTGTCGTTTTCTTGCGTTTTGCTGCCGCTCAGAGCCCCAAACCGGGGCTTTTCCCACCGTTTCAGCCCTTCCCGCCGTGGTTTTGGGGTGGAATCCACCTCAGGGCCGATTTTTGCGGTGACAATTTGCCCTTTTCTGGCCGTTTTAAGCACATTTCCCCCGCCCCGCACACACAActtcaggtttattttcattttctgggcTGCACCGTGGGCGGAATTCACGTCTTTTTGCGATgaaatgccccaaaaaagccgCTTTTCCCTCAGGGATCTGGCCTGGAGGGGCCATTTTAGGgcattttccactgaaaatgtgAACCTGGTTTTCcctggggaaaataataatttagtaaaaaagaattaaaaggcCGAGCGGGATGAAAAAGCTGCTTTATTGTGGCTTTTTTAAACCGGGACAGCCCCGAAAGTCCCCAAAACGAGCCCAAAAAAGAGCCTCTGGCTGCACTTTTGGGGCAATTTCAGCCTCAAAACCTGCACTTTTCAGCTGGTTTTTTAACCCAAACAGCCCCTTTTTGAGCCCAAAGGGGGAGgctccttccccctgccccccctcacggttttggggtgaaattcCCCTAAATCCTGCCCCTTTTTGTACCCGTTTTCTGAAAACGGGCCCTTTTGAACTTTATTCCGcacaaaatcacctcagggaagGGGGGGGACTATTTTACCGCGTCCCCCCCCAaaccgggacccccaaaccgCTGCTAAAACGCACAGCCCCCTCCCCCCGCGTTAAACTTTAACTTTGTACTTTCCCCACACCCATTTAGGggcaaaaatagaaaaaaaacctgaggaaTTTGGGGCGGGCCCGGCCGGCGGAGGGATACGCGGGGACGAGGGGGCGGTGCTGCGGCCCGGCCGGTTCTAACCGGCGCAGTGACTGCGGGCGGCGCAGCGCGGATGTGCGCATGCGCCCGGCtggccccgcccgccgccccgggtGGCGCAGCGCGGCTCTGCGCATGCGCCCGGCtggccccgcccgccgccccgggtGGCGCAGCGCGCCTCTGCGCATGCGCCGAACTGGCCCCGCCCTCAAATGGCGCGTCCCCCGCGGAACGTTCCATTGTCCCccggggggggggacggggagggcgATGCCAAAACATTGACTTTTATCAACGCCGCTTGCCAAAATACTGACTTTTGTCCCTAAATACTTACATTTCCCCCCGGTTTCAGTTTGTAAACCCGCTCGGTTTCCCAGCCGGTGTTTGCCCAAAGCCGCGAGAGTACTTCtgctcccccccccgcccctttcAGAGCATAAATCTCGCTCGAGAATCACCcgtttccattaaaaaaaagagggggcgttatttttaacaaaaatgcgGCAAAGTTGGTTAAAAATATccccgggaggggcggggggggcggtgaAAATGGGGTTAAACAGCGGATTCTGTGCGCAGCAGCCGCCTCACCCGAAACCGGCGGTTTTGGCCCAAAAAAGGAGGCGCGAGGGCTCGTCAGCGCTAATGACggcgaggccccgcccccagggTGAGACCACGCCCCCAGAACGGCCACGCCCCCGGGGATGCCACGCCCCCAATAAGCCCCGCCCCTCCACAAAATGGCCGCGGTCACGTGGGGCCGCCATTTCGCagcgctgcccccccccccccccccccatcgGCCCCAAAATGTCCCGAATTCGCCGCAAAACGTCCCAGAATGGCCCGAATCCGCGTCTGTGAGCGCGCGGGGCTGTGCCGGTCACACCGCGTCCCTGCGCATTTATTGGTGGCCGCGGGGTCGGTACGAACGcgggggcccggacgcctgggtccctcccggactcctgggtccctcccggacgcctgggtccccccggacgcctgggtccctcccggacgcctgggtccccccggacgccggggtcccgGGGGCTCAGCCGAAGAACGAGGCCGATCGGCGGGGGGGGCGCACCCGgcgcagctgctgccctgggggcacaggggggtcaggggtcagGGGTCGGGGGGGTCACAGACACGGGGGGGCCCcatcccccacatccccccacccccaatgcccccatgtccccccatccccatctcccccccaatgtccccacatcccccacatccccctttcccccccaccccccaagtCCCCGATGCCCCCCATCCCCCCCTGGCCCcatccccccctgtcccccccgcccccatcTCCCCGCAGTGCCCCCAGGTCCCGATCTGTCCCCCATCCCCCATCCCCCATCCCCCATCCCCCCTCACCGTCCCGCACGTAATCGATCGTGGCCAATCGCTGCAGCCGCGGCCGGGTGACGCCCTCGTgccgccgccagggggcgccccgcgcggggggcggggcctcggcggggggcggggcctcggcggggggcggggcctcggcggggggcggggcctcggcggggggcggggccccggcggggggcggggcggggccggccccGCCCAGCTCGATGCAGCACTCGATCAGGGCGCCCATGAGCTCCGCCTgggggcggcggcagcgccgcgggCACGTGGGCGGGGCCTCCCGCGCAGCCCGAGACCCCCCCTgtgacccctgtgaccccccctgtgacccctgtgacccctgtgaccccccactgtgaccccagggacccccactGTGACCCCCAGCTgtgacccctgtgacccccactGTGACCCCTGTGACCCCGACTGTGACCCCCACTGTGACCCCCAACAACCCCActgcccctccccccaccaaacccagtgacccccccactgtgacccccccactgtgacccctgtgacccccactGTGACCCCTGTGACCCCAACTGTGACCCCCCCACTgtgacccctgtgacccccactGTGACCCCCACTGTGACCCCCAACAACCCCActgcccctccccccaccaaacccagtgacccccccactGTGACCCCCAACCGCCCCCCAACAACCCAGTgacccccaaacaaacccagcGACCCCCCACTGTGACCCCCACTgtgacccctgtgacccccccactgtgaccccagggacccccactGTGACCCCCCCCACTGTGACCCCCACTGtgacccccgggacccccactgtgacccctgtgaccccccactgtgacccccccactgtgacccctgtgacccccaccagccccggggACCCCAGGGACCTCCACTgtgacccctgtgacccccactGTGACCCCCAGCTGTGACCCCAGCGACACCCCACTGTGCccccccctgtgaccccccgcgccccccggtGTCCGCAGGTCCCACCTGTGGGGAGAAGATCCTGAGCAGCCGGTTCACGGGGGACCCGTCGTGGTCGCCGTCGAACTCCAGCCAGAGCTGGGGGGGCTCCTGCCCCACGGCGGccccgtcctgccccacggcggCCCCGTCCGGCCCCACGGCGGccccgtcctgccccacggcgcccaccagctcccagcacagctcggGGTACGTCAGGCTCAGCAGCACGTGCTGGGGGGCGTGGGGGTCAGACCCACGGCTGCCCCACGGGCCCGATCCCGCCCCACGTCATTCCCCCCGCCCCATAGCTACCCCACAGTAGTCCCCGtgggcccgatcctgccccccctgcacccaccacccccccccgttgggcccgatcctgccccacagaccccaccgtgggcccgatcctgccccccaggcccccccgtCGGGCCCGATCcggccccccaggcccccccgtACCTTCTCGCGGGGGTCGATGATGGTGACGCCCTCCAGCCCCACGGCGACGCTGACGGGGCGCAGCCCCCCCCGGCCCAGCAGCCCCCCGGGGGGGCGCTCGATGGCGCCCGGGAAGAACGCGCAGCTGGGGGGGcacccggactcctgggtcctctcctggatgcctgggtcccccccggactcctgggtcccccccggactcctgggtcccttcccggatgcctgggtcccccccagactcctgggtcctctcctggatgcctgggtccccccccagactcctgggtcccccccaaattcctgggtcccctcccagacacctgggtcccctcctaaactcctgggtccctcccggacgcctgggtccccagTGTGACTCTGGGGTGACTCGGGGGTCCCGGATGCcggggtccctggggtgtccggggggtgtccctggggtgtccctggggtgtcctgggggtgtcccgggggtgtcccgggggtgtccggggggtgtccctggggtgtccggggggtgtccggggggtgtccctgggggtgtccctgggggtgtcccgggggtgtccctgggggtgtccccggggtgtccccggggtgaccctggggtgtcccgggggtgtccggggggtgtcccgggggtcCCCGCGCCCCCTCACCCGTAGAACGGCAGCTGGTGGCAGCGCCGCAGGAATTCCCGGCAGATCTcggccgggggggcggcggctccggggctTCGGGCAAAGGCCTCGAGCAGCTGCTCCTCGGGGGGGGGCGCCCGGGGGCCCCGGCGCAGCAGCGCCCCCCACaggcccccccggcccggcggcggcggcagcagctcccccagcagcggCCTGGGGGGCACACGGGGCGACGGTGTGGGGCGGGATCTGTGGGGCGGGATCTGTGGGGTGGGATCTGTGGGGCGGGATCTATGGGGTGGGATCTGTGGGGCGGGATCTGTGGGGTGGGATCTACGGGGTGGGATCTACGGGGCGGGATCTGTGGGgcgggatctgtggggcagggggttCTCACTGCAGCCCCTGTGCCGAGTGCTCCCGGGGGTCAAAGGGCCccggggggctgtggggcagtaTCTCGGGGTCAATCTATGGGTCAATCTATGGGTCAGGTCCGTGGGTCGGTATCTCCGGGTCAATCTATGGGTCAGGTCCGTGGGTCGGTATCTACGGGTCAATCTACGGGTCAGGTCCGTGGGTCAGTATCTACGGGTCAATCTCTGGGTCAATCCGTGGGTCTCACTGCAGCCCCTGCGCCGAGTGCTCCCGGGGGTCAAAGGGCCccggggggctgtggggcagtaTCTCGGGGTCACTCTCTGGGTCAACCCGTGGGTCTCACCGCAGCCCCTGCGCCGAGTGCTCCCGGGGGTCAAAGGGCCCCAGCCGCAGCCGGCACAGCAGCGCCCCCAGCTGGACGGGCAGCGGCGGCTCCAGCGCCCAGCGCCCCGACAGCAGCTGCTCCCGCGCGGCCTCgagcagcagccgcagcagcgCCTCCTGCTGGACCTGCGGGGCGACACGGCACCCGGGCTCACCCGGGGGCACCCGCACAGCGCGGGGCCACCCAGGGGCACCCGGGCTCACCCAGGGGCACCCGCACAGCGCGGGGCCACCCAGGGGCACCCGGGGGCACCCAGGGTCACCCAGGGGCACCCGGGGGCACCCACACAGCGCAGGGCCACCCAGGGGCACCTGCACACCGCGGGGTCACCCAGGGGCACCTGCACACCGCGGGGTCACCCAGGGGCCCCCGGGGGCACCCACAGGGCACCCGGGGTCACCCGGGGTCACCCAGGGGCACCTGCACACCGCGGGGTCACCCAGGGGCACCCGGGGTCACCCAGGGTCACCCAGGGGCACCCGCACAGCGCGGGGTCACCCAGGGGCACCCGGGGGCACCCGGGGTCACCCACAGGGCACCCGGGCTCACCCAGGGGCACCCACACAGCGCGGGGCCACCCAGGGGCACCCGGGGGCACCCACAGGGCACCCAGGGTCACCCAGGGGCACCCGCACACCGTGGGGTCACCCACAGGGCACCCGGGGGCACCCGGGGTCACCCAGGGGCACCCACACACTGCGGGGTCACCCACAGGGCACCCGGGGTCACCCAGGGGCACCCGGGGTCACCCACAGGGCACCCAgggtcacctggggtcaccCAGGGGCACCCGGGGTCACCCACAGGGCACCCGGGGTCACCCGGGGTCACCCAGGGGCACCCGCACACCGCAGGGTCACCCAGGGGCACCCGGGGTCACCCGGGGTCACCCAGGGGCACCCCCAGGGCACCGCGGGGTCGCACCCGGTTTCACCCCACACATCACCCCCCACGCACCTCACGTGTCACCCACGTGTCACCCCAAACGTCGCCCCACCCCttggggtcccagccccacccTGGGGTCCCGGCCCCACACGTGGGGGTCCTGGCCCCCCCCACCTCCAGCTCACGGCTCTTGGGGAAGAAAACGTTCCTGCGGAGCTGCAGACACGGCTCGtctggggacggggggacagggggtcagGGGGTCCCCCCAGAAcccacggggacccccccaccccacaagGATGCCCCCAAACCCACGGGGCCCCCAGACCCCCTGCGTGCCCCCGAAACCcccacggggacccccccaaatctcccacAGGGACCTCCCAGGTGTGTCCCCCCCTCACCCTGGcaatgtccccaacgtcccctcACCCCTGgcgatgtccccaatgtccccccacccctggcgatgtccccaatgtcccctcacccctggcgatgtccccaacgtccccccacccctggcaatgtccccaatgtcccctcacccctggcgatgtccccaatgtccccccacccctggcgatgtccccaatgtcccctcaCCCCTggcaatgtccccaatgtccccccacccctggcgatgtccccaatgtcccctcacccctggcgatgtccccaacgtccccccacccctggcgatgtccccaatgtcccctcaCCCCTGGCGatgtcccccgctgtccccaggctgaagcgcagcagcagctccggcCACTGTCGGGCCAGGCGCAGGGGACGGTGACGGGGCTTGAGCTGAACCtctgggacaggaggggacagggacatggggacagggacatggggacccatggggacacaggacatGAGGACACGGACATGGGGACCCGTGGGGACacaggacatggggacagcaacaTGGGGacccatggggacacagagacccatggggacatgaggatCCATGGGCACCCACTGACCCGTGGGGACACGGAGACCCACAGGGAGCCATGGCCGCCCGTGGAcctgcagggacatggggacccacAGCCAcccacggggacacggggacccgcagggacatggggacccacGACCACCCatagggacacggggacccgcagggacatggggacccacGACCACCCatagggacacggggacctgcagggacatggggacccacAGCCAcccacggggacacggggacccgcagggacatggggacccacGACCACCCatagggacacggggacccgcagggacatggggacccacGACCAGCCatagggacacggggacccacagggacatggggacccacGACCACCCatagggacacggggacccgcagggacatggggacccacGACCAGCCatagggacacggggacccgcAAGGACATGGGGACCCACAGCCAcccacggggacacggggacccgcagggacatggggacccacGACCACCcatagggacatggggacccgcagggacatggggacccacAGCCACCCatagggacacggggacccgcagggacatggggacccacGACCACCCatagggacacggggacccacagggacatggggacccacAGCCAcccacggggacatggggacccgcagggacatggggacccacGACCACCCatagggacacggggacccacagggacatggggacccacAACCACCCatagggacacggggacccgcagggacatggggacccacGACCAGCCATAGGAACACGGGGACccgcagggacatggggacccacAACCACCCatagggacacggggacccgcagggacatggggacccacGACCACCCatagggacacggggacccacagggacatggggacccacGACCAGCcatagggacatggggacccgcagggacatggggacccacGACCACCCatagggacacggggacccgcagggacatggggacccacGACCAGCCatagggacacggggacccgcagggacatggggactcACGACCAGCCatagggacacg is from Caloenas nicobarica isolate bCalNic1 unplaced genomic scaffold, bCalNic1.hap1 Scaffold_417, whole genome shotgun sequence and encodes:
- the FRMD8 gene encoding FERM domain-containing protein 8 isoform X2, whose product is MEGEGASAGPGASGPPALLFLPDGSAVPLGLDPPPGPTAGELLRHLQEALRLPPVAAEALALWLSSPLLEVQLKPRHRPLRLARQWPELLLRFSLGTAGDIARDEPCLQLRRNVFFPKSRELEVQQEALLRLLLEAAREQLLSGRWALEPPLPVQLGALLCRLRLGPFDPREHSAQGLRPLLGELLPPPPGRGGLWGALLRRGPRAPPPEEQLLEAFARSPGAAAPPAEICREFLRRCHQLPFYGCAFFPGAIERPPGGLLGRGGLRPVSVAVGLEGVTIIDPREKHVLLSLTYPELCWELAELMGALIECCIELGGAGPAPPPAGAPPPAEAPPPAEAPPPAEAPPPAEAPPPARGAPWRRHEGVTRPRLQRLATIDYVRDGQQLRRVRPPRRSASFFG
- the FRMD8 gene encoding FERM domain-containing protein 8 isoform X1 is translated as MEGEGASAGPGASGPPALLFLPDGSAVPLGLDPPPGPTAGELLRHLQEALRLPPVAAEALALWLSSPLLEVQLKPRHRPLRLARQWPELLLRFSLGTAGDIARDEPCLQLRRNVFFPKSRELEVQQEALLRLLLEAAREQLLSGRWALEPPLPVQLGALLCRLRLGPFDPREHSAQGLRPLLGELLPPPPGRGGLWGALLRRGPRAPPPEEQLLEAFARSPGAAAPPAEICREFLRRCHQLPFYGCAFFPGAIERPPGGLLGRGGLRPVSVAVGLEGVTIIDPREKHVLLSLTYPELCWELVGAVGQDGAAVGPDGAAVGQDGAAVGQEPPQLWLEFDGDHDGSPVNRLLRIFSPQAELMGALIECCIELGGAGPAPPPAGAPPPAEAPPPAEAPPPAEAPPPAEAPPPARGAPWRRHEGVTRPRLQRLATIDYVRDGQQLRRVRPPRRSASFFG